Below is a genomic region from Lepidochelys kempii isolate rLepKem1 chromosome 5, rLepKem1.hap2, whole genome shotgun sequence.
AACTGACAAGGTCaagaaaattgaaataaaatcaTAGTCTCTGGTGCCATAAAAGACAGCCTTGTCAAATGATTTTGAAGTCTAAATCTCAAATGTCATTCTAACAATCAAAATGACAGAATAGGCTGAAATGATATTAACACTTATGACCCAAACTAGAAAAGTGAAGAACTGTAACCCTGCATGCTAACTCTGAATAGCCATCAGTGAAAACTAGAAATCATGATTCATTAGTGTAAAATGTGGCTGTAAACTATTACAAATGTGTAGCTGGGAAATTGTACTAATTTCCTGGTACAGTAGATCCTCAGTTATGAACACTTccagaatggaggttgttcgtaatctgaccaaaacattatggtggttcttttaaaagtttaaaacagaacatttacttaatacagctttgaaactttactctgcagaagaaaaatgctgctttcccttttttagtagtttaacacCGTACAGTACTATTTGCTttttgtgtctgctgctgcctgatagcatacttctggttccaaatgaggtgtgtgcttgactggtcagtttgtaactgagGTTTTAGTGTATCTGCTTATTTTATCAAGAGTAAACCTTTTTGATGAATGAACATACTTCACCTGTGACTCTCCAAAGTCTCAGCTCTATTAAAACTTTGTTCTAATTCTCTTGAGGAATTGAGTCAAACTTTCACAAATCATCAGTTTTCTTCAGTCAAAAGAGACATTACAATCTTTAAAGCTAGTAAAAAGGAATACATGTTTGAGATTCATTTCAAGGAAGAGAGTGCATGTATCACTCTAAATCTTACTCTTCAGCTGACTTGCAACTTGCTTAATGGTTTTAAAACTTAATTATTATGGCTTAGGCACATGCAAATATAGTCCTAGAGACACATCTGTCACACGACTTTGTGGTTGCCCTAATTTCCTAATAAAAGATCTCAGTAAAAAGCATTTGAAACTAAAATGTACTGCTAAAAATCTTAATGACTTCTATGGTACATGTCAGTGAACTCTTGATGCTCCAGCTAGTGACATCATTGCTCTATAGCAAATGAAACTTTTACTTTTTAGTAAAAGATACTAACTGGCAAgatttgtttttccccaaatGAGGCTCTTATAGAAGACTATCCTAGAGCGCTCTTAAACAAGGTTTATGTGAAATAAACTGcaattttaacaattttttttgttttaaaactttagagtcttTGTGAGAGGTTCCCAGACATAGTGTTTCTTGAGGTTGATGTGGATGATGCTCAGGTAAGGTCCTCAAATAAACAGTATTACTTGTTGGTGCACTGTGGCAGAATTGGCAGTAAAGGTTAACTTTGCCATGCAATCTAATACTGGGAAACTTGTCTCCTAAAACTTGAGGTGGACTTTGCTCTCAAAATGGGTCAGTCCCTGCAACAGTAGTTACCTAGAGCAAGAAACTAGGGATTAATTGTTATTTCTAAAGGGGGTATTTTAGTCCCCCTGTTGGAGAAATGTTGAATTACTATCTTTCTTTAATTCATAGCAAACACTAATTGACAAGAGATCGGTCTGATTGCTAAAGTGATCTTGATCCTGTACTCCTTGCATATCCAAAGCTCCTGTTGTCCTCTGTGTATGTGAATAACAAACTTGATAAACATTCAAACTAGACTAAAATATCAATTTTAAAGTCTCAATGTTAATAGGGAGATTTCTCTAATATTTGGAATCAAGCCATATTAAAGTGTAAACTTGAGTTTGTTTTCAGTTCTTCTAATGAAGCTGAGATCCTTTCAGGAgacttcttatgttcttaaaagctCATGTTTCAGCTGGCTATCTATAACAGTCAGTTAGGGATTCTCTTGCACTGTTACACCCCCATCTGttgtattctggatttttaatatccttcctctgaagcattgggGTGACCATTGCTACAGATAGGACATTAGATGGTGAGGGACAGGGATCTGAGGTGGTATCACTGTGCAGTCTCTGGTGCCTGGCTAGCTGGTTGTTGCTCACATGCTTCGGGTGTAACTGATTGCCATgtgtggagttgggaaggaatttttcaccTGGTCAAATTAGTGGTGACCTTgatgggatgggaggggaagggggttgtcttcctttgcagcatgtggATGCAGGTCAGTTGCCAGAACTACCTGGGTATATTGCCCAGTCACTGCCATGCCATTGTGGGGGCCTTGGGCACAGGGGCACCTTGATCCTTGCTTTTGTTGCTTGTGGCATGtaagtctagtctcctgtgggttgtaatactttggtcaaatttcagttgttgggtgtAGTGTGCAGGGGATGGCCTAcaacatacaggaggtcagacaaggtgATCTGATAACTGCTCAGAGCTTCCCCTTGGCCCTTATATAAGTGATACATTTGTTGCCTTCTGAAGTACTTACGCTGTAGGCTTGTCTGTGTATTGGCAGTATTGCTAGCTTGCCCGCAGATCTCGTTTAGAACCGGCGGTGCTCTTGCACTCAGCTCCCATAGTTTCCTAATATTATAGAGGGGAAAACTACCTACTTATGTATTTACCGTCACAGTAGGAGCACAGGACGACATCTTGAATAGCATAGGCCCTGCTCTCTGCAGGGGGTGTAGCTGATCTAAatttcactcccccccccccttccccttctcccccaatcTTTCAGTTAGATAACCTAAACAACCTTTGATTAGATATCTGATCTATTACAGCTGATGCCTCTCACCTGAAGCTATTCTGTGCTAGTGATAAActcttcttgagtggtaataaaCAGCAGGAATGCTACTCATTGCTTAAAAGTACTTGTCCTTTCGTAATGAATGATAAATACTTCTAATTGGAATATCTTCATGAGCCTTTCTGATACAGGTTCAGAACAGGTGGAAGTAACATCAGACTGCAAACCTGGCTGACTAGTAGAGGCTTGTTTAACAAACTCATTAGGCAGACATTCAGCTGTAAAATTACCTTATAAATAAGGCATGATATCGAAGAAAGTTGGCTTTCTCTAGTATTAGACTACTCCTGCGGAAAGTAGTACATCTTGTTTCTGTCTAAACAAATCCAGCAAAGAGGATGAAACCACTGCTAGTTGTAAATCCAAAACAGGAAGACTATAGTATATCCACATAATAACTGACTGGTCTTAAACTGACCAGAGTAGCAAATAATTACTTGGTTTCCTTTCATTTTCTGTAATCTGTTAACTAACCAGAAATTAGATTTGTATGTTTAATTTGCCAAGCTAAAATTgcagtgaaactttttttttttttttaggacatTGCTTCAGAGTGTTCAGTCAAGTGCATGCCAACATTCCAATTTTACAAGCAGGGCAAAAAGGTAGGTTTTCAACTTTCTTAGTGAAAGTGTataggggtggggcggggaggataTTGGATGCTGAAACAGTAAATATGAATTAAAACTACATGTATGGGGTCAGAAAAAACATGCTAATGAGATTTAACTCAGAGCTGCTGGAAGTTTATTCTAGGGGAAGAATAGGACACTGGGGCAAGTGACCAACACAATAGTTAGCCAAATCCTGACTCTGTCTCTGGAGAAGTGGCACCTTGTGAAGATCTCGCATAGCTTGCGTCTCAATTTACCTCCTGAGCAATATAGTTCACTTACACTCTCTCACTTAGAGCACACTTGGCTTTAGAGTAGCCTCAGAAACAAGGAAGTTCATATTGGCACCCGAAGAGCAGGATAATGCCTAGCCTACAGCAATAGGTCACTAATGTTAGAAACTACTTCTGAATGATCTAACTGCATGTAGCAAGTTCTGGCAACACTCTAGGTTTGTATTCCATGTAAATCCTAATGTGAAGTTATGATCCAGACTTTGAGCCTCTCTCTTCAGAACCTAATATGTCTGAAACCTGCTTTATGCACCTACCCCAGGTGAAGGCCATCTGGacttaattttaattactattcCTATCTTTTTGGACCCATCATAACTAAATTTGTAACTTTTTCAAAAAACAAGCAAACTAATCTATATAGATGTGTTTATTCAGCTATATAGAAAGGCTAAAGTAACATTCAATACTTCTGCACAATAACAAAATTGTAATTTCTGTCAATTATGTCAGAGCTGGATGCTTAAGTCTAAACTCCAGGTGCTATAATAAAGAGAACTTGGGCAAGACTTCTCATGCTTTCTCTCAACCTAGAGGTGAGCTTCTGGTTGGAATATCTGATTTAGTAACCTCATCTGGCTGGCTGTTCTCCAAAAGCACTTAGTTATGAAATAATTGGATGGATGGCTGTGCTCTGATACAAAACAGGTCCTTCATACTGACTGACATCTTCATTGTGGGCGAGTGTATAACCAGACTTGCAGGCACATTGCTCAAATTTCCTTCATTTTAGGAAGGGCCttccgggggtgggggctgcggcttttaaaaactaaatttgcCCATCAGAAAATATGCCTCAAATGTTAGGTAGATTGAGTAGGTGGTTACTAtgtccagtgtagacaagactctTATCTTCTAGAATCTCTAGTAACTTTGTCTTTAAAACTAAATATCCTTTTTGTTGCTGAGTTTGTTCCTTGTTCTCCAGCTGAGTTAGATTTGTGAACATGTTTTCAAAGTGTTACTTATCTAAAGTTAATTCATCTGGATGTGAAGTGGTGTCAACCCCTTAGTGCAGTAGGTGAAAAGACATGGTTTTGCATCCAGAGTCTAACTGAATAGTTTGACTTCTTGTGGATAATATGCAAGATTTTGGTAAGAAAGTTTAATTCTATAAAACTTAATATTTTGAAAGCCAAGATTAGCCTGGGATGTGTAGCTGGTTCATATGAAATCTGTAAAACTGAGTAAGACTGGAGAACAATATATTAGGGTCTGACCCAAAGTGTGTGAAATACTTTGGGATACAGAGCTGCAGAATACAAAATCTGGAAAGCAAAACAATACTTCAAACCTCCAATGCTGGCCACCTATTATAGTATGGCACTAAAATTGCCAATATCTTTCCAAGGATTATAAAACTGTTTGGGCTAAAATCACTGTTTTTAAATGGCTATACTTAAAACTAATTCTTGTTACAGGTGCATGAATTCTCTGGAGCAAACAAAGAGACGCTGGAAGAAAGTATTACCAAGCTACGCTGATTGAACACTGTGAACAGTTAATGTTGACTGTTTACATATAGCCTGTAACTTTTTCTACTTATGGAAACTAATCAAGGTAGCTAAATATGTATCCAAAAATTGTCACTTCAGACTGTAAATGAGTACAATAAAATGTAAATTCTTCACTTACAGAGACTGCTGTCCAGTGTGTGAAACTAGGCAGCTTGCATAATATATAGCTGTATTGCTTCTGGGGATGGATGGCTAGGTGGTAATGTGGTGGTCTACTGGATCAAATGCTAGATATTAAGTTATTCCCCCCTCAATCCCTCTGAAGTACTCCCCTAAAACTAGATGGCTATTCTCACTAGTATTGACCTGCTTTGTACAGCAGGAGATCGCTAATTTCCAGCAGTCTGTCCTCTTTGAACAAAGTTCTCAGTGCAAATAGTTCACCATAACCCATCTTAATACAAAAAGCATGTTTTTGCAGTAATAGCTGATTTGTACCATGTAATGTAGCCATCTTATTCTGCTCAGGTTTGGAGGTGCCAGCACACTATGTTGTCATGCTAATGTCTGATGAGAGGTACCAAAACTATAGTTTGAATGGCGTTAGAAGAACATTCCTAGGATTCCATATTCAAGATGCCTTGCTTGCCTGGCTCAGAAGTAATATAGTGAGAACTATTTTCTGCTAAAACTTGaaatgagggtggggaagaggggtcCAAACAACCTTAGCAAGGTTGGTATGTGTTATCTGCTGTCAATTGGTTTCATTGTCTAGATGACTTCAGGTTGAAGCTTTTTTCAATTTCTAAGTCCACAGAAAGCTCTTTGGTGCTGTTTGTCACAAGATCCAGCGTCCGGTATATTCCCCACCGGTAACCAGTCCCCTGGGAGTGCCCAAGGACCCACACCATTCCAAAGGGTCAGGCCCCTGCTCTCTATGACTGGGTGAGGTCTTGAGGCACTAGCAATACCTGTCTGTCTTTAGTTCCCTGTGACAAATCTAGACAGACTTGTACAGTACAAGGCTCCTGCAGCCCTTTAGGGCACAATGCACTGAGTATTTGCATCTGCCTTCCAGAGTTAAGTGTTGATAAAGTCTTTGGGGTTTGCCTTGTTTCTTTGATTCTCGGTGAAACCAACCCATATCAACTAAGTTCTTTAATGACCCATTGACACCAACACCTCATGTCTCTCACTCCAAGAGCAGTGTTTACCTTTTGCTCCTCTTGAGTAGCAATCAAAAGCACaaagggaaagtgaggcagacaCAAGCTTCATAAATTACAAACGATTCCTGCTGTCACACTGTTGAACTCAGCTGACTAGAACTGGGAACTTAGTGTGACATCTTGTGCATTAATTCATCACATAGCAACCTTATAATAAGTTGGTGGCTAGGAGGTTTTATTGCATGGATCATCAAACTTAATAGTTTAGTACTGCATTCCCTAGCACAAATCAGCATAGGTAGAATTTACagatcaagtttaaaaaaaaaattgcaaaaccTGTCAAGGCTGACCTATTATAGGAAGATATTCTTTTTTTTAGAAGATGTGTCCTGGTCTCCCATTCTTCTTCAGCAAGAAGGCAGAGCTGTATTTGTGGGAGTGGGCCAGGGCTTGCTTTCAGCCAGAATTACTTGCTATCTCTTCATcaagagcagtggagctgcaggctGTAATTCTCATTGACTATCAAAGTTGTGCTTGAGTCTTTTTTCCTAGATAACTCTTAAGCTCTCAAGCCTGTGTTCCTTGGCAATAGGTGAGTCAACTGCCCTAACCTTCAGGCTCTTTGTGAAGTTAAGATAGTTGTAGTGCACTGACAACTGGAAGGCTAAAGATGTATTCTTTATACCACATGATAGTTAAGAATCTAGCAGGGATGTTTGCTATTGCCTTAGTGTCAGGCATAGGACACTTCAGGTTTTTTCTTTATAAGATGTTGACTTTGGACTCCATTGGGCTTCCTGGAGCCCATGCAGAACCTAATCTGTCTTGGCAACAGGGGCTGTTGCCTAATTTTAAGGTGCATTAGCTGCTGTAGCACTTAATACATTCAGTATTCATTTATCTGTGATAGCCAGTAGAGCTAATATAATAAGCCCCCACTTGGATGATGTGAGCATGCTGTGTGAACCTTTTTAGTTGCCAGGTAAAAGGCATCAGGCAGTCTGTTTACACCTTATTCATCATTTTTAGGGGCTCTGACCTCCCTGTTGTCTCCATAAAGTTTGCTGTTTCTATGTGCACCTGCAGATGGGGAGCTCTGATGTTATTCAAGGTACTTACTACTACAAGCTCTCCATCTTAGGCTATATTCAATATCTTTGAGTTGAGCACTTTTGTCTATCTGGACCTCACTTACTCTTCCACAACACAAGAGATAGTCTTAGGCACTCAGCTCACAGGAGGTAAAGGCATGTGACCACTAAGTTCCTGCAGAATTTCCTAGATGTGGATATATACTTGTCCTAGTGAATATGAAGAGCTGTTTGAGTTTAAAATAAGGAGTTGTTCTCAAATTGATATGGTGGGTATGGTCTAAGGGAAGGGGGTTGTATGTAAAACAGATGGGAAAAGGTTCAGGTTAAATGACAAAGTTGGCAGATGTCAGGCTTTCCCAAATTAATCTGGAATTCATAGCTGATCAGTCAGGTTATTTATGCACAAAAACAAAGTCAAATATTGCCACTCCATGTAGTCAGTTTATTGTCAAGATAAGAACAATTTTGTTAATCTTATTGATAAACACTAGTTGAATATTTGACCATTTAATGGGTGATCTTTCTTTGCATGACAATACAGTATTAGAACAGCTCTAAACTACTTCATCAGATTACTCCTGGGCTATATGTTGCTGTGACTCTGACAAGCATGTTATTAGCTACAgaataaaatctacattttaagGGGATCTAGTACAAATCTAGTTAAATAACTGTAGCGCAGAGTATTTAAAAGATTGCAGTTGACTTCTGCTCTCTGCATGGACCTTAGTTCACATCAGGCTGTCAAGCAGCTCAGTTAAGGTtacctgcattttaaaaaagtcagaTCCTCAGTATAAAGCCATATAGCAGCACTGAAAGTTTACCTGGCTGGCAATTTTCAAAATACCCATAAATTAGTAGAGTAGTGCATTCTTATAAGCCTCAATCACATTTATCAATGAGGACTGATAAAAGCTGTGATAAAGTGGATTAATTGCATAACTGCAGGAGCAACAATTTGTTGTAGCATTGTATTTGAAGAAGCCAATTGGAGACTTGTCTAATTTGAACATAATTTTTAATGGGCTAAAGTATTTAGTGAATTATGGCTGAACATTTGGTGACAAGATAGACAAGCTATTTATTGGTATGGCTTTCCTCATGGAACAAACCACATGCCCTTTACACTTTTACTACTGCTTTTCCAAGGTTTTCTCCCTTTAACATTCCCATGAAAGCTGCTGGCATTTTTTCAAATCCTTCAGTAACATGTTCTTCACACTTAATTTTCCCCTGTGGAAAGAGAAACAATTTTTACTCAACTTTTACTGTGCAGGTGGTCTAAACTGTAGCTAGATCCATTCAACTCATAATTCCTAGCAGCTGATGTGAACTGTGGtagctctgaagtcaatggagttgtaccTGTTTACATCAGCTAAAGAGCTCACCTTTTGAATAAACAGTAATGTCTGTAGTGaagtttttggtttattttagtGACCTCACCATTAAATACTGATCAGCAAAAGTGATTTAAACATGGTTGCTGCTTTTGGTGGCCCACCTACCATTGTTCCTCTGACTGATGCCAAATTCCCTAAGGATCAGTTACTTCTGCAGAGACTAGCTGCAATAGGTCTAACAGAACTCAGTCTTCAGGTGTGGAGCATTAGAACTCCAGAAACAAGATTTCTCTTCCTCCCCTAGTAAGTGCAGTATTGCCAACATCAAGTGTTCAAAAGCTGTAATAGGCCCCACAACAACTTTATGGTTCTTTGATGCTTAGTGTTGTCTTTAGGgctcattttcaagcttttctgcaACCAAACTgaggtggtttaaaaaaaaattcacaaaaattgGCCATGCTGTTagtggagggggaaggaataGAGCAAGTACTTCAGATATTTGCCAGGTGGCAAAAAAGGCAAAGTAGTTGGACTAGTTTTGAAGTGGGTCTTAAGAGACTTGCACTTATGTTTAGGGATATCCCTGGCCCCCTTCTCACTCATCAGTTAACTGACCTTACAGTAGAGATGAGCTGAGTTTGGTACGTTGCCCCTTCATTTTTGGCCAAGCATAGTTTTGACTGCTGCATGCACTCTTCCTCTTCTGTATTGTGTTCAGCATGGTTTGACTCTGCCTCTCCCCCTACACACAACCCCTGCTTGAGGGACATGTTGGGTATGGAAGAGCAGTGTATGACAGCAGACTTGACTCTTGTTAGTGTAGTCTTTTGTAAAGAAGGAAATAGCAGCATAAGTTCAGACTAGTCTGAGAAACTGTCCATTTCTTACCTCAACAACCCATCTTAACAGTATCTTCAGGGCCTCCTCACGCTTGTGATTCCACCGAGAGACAAGAAATCCTTCCATGCAAAGCTCATTGAAGATCATTGGAATCTGAACATAAGGTCCTGTTGGAAATGGTAATAGACAAAAGAGCAGTAATATTACTTGGTTTAAAACCAAACCAATCTGCAGTAAGGAGAAGCTGAGATGCTGGTAAAGCCAAGTTAGTCAGTGTGTCATCAGCCCCAGGCTGCACTTCTTGACCAGATTGGGCCCTGCACAAAATTGTGATACTGGTGGTGCAGACCACCCCTCCCCataggccagtggttagagcactgaccAAGGAACCTGGAATGTcagacatttaattttttttattctctccttacccctcccccccagttcccattgatttcaattgagtTGACAGTACTTAATATCAATACAAATCCCACCATAAAAGTAAAACCATCTAAAGCCCTAGGGAAAGAACTTTTCTATCTAGATAGCTGAACTATGTAATCAGCTTTGCTAGAGAAATAGCATGTATCAGGCTGTTTTACCATTGCTGTTTAATTTAGAACATTAAGTAAATACCACCCTAAAGATAAAGTTGGAATTCTTGAAACAACCCAGCTCATCATTCTCTACTGCCCTCTAGTGGTGTGCAAGAGTGACTCAGTCTCATTTAAATCCCATACTAACTGTCACCAGGTCTGTTACAGTGAGTTCTCTGGTTGTACTCTGCAAGGGATTCCTTTCTTGCTGCTGCTATTTTAGGTGAGAGGTCCAGTCACTGCTTTTGCTGAAAATTAGTAATTTGCACTTCTTGGACAGTTATTTCTATGGTGGTTGCCCATCACTACTCTCTTCCCCATTCCTGTTAAACCAATGTTCATTTCCCCCACATCATCTTGGTAGATAAATCTCATTGTCCTATTGTCCATCTGGAACTATTTAATGTTAAATATCAAAGATCAGTTATTATTGAAGTGAGGAGTTCTCCCATTTGAGGGATATCTCCATCCCTTGCCATATTCATTCCTATTTACTCAGATGCAGCTTTTGACTACAATGAGCCTTGCTGTTTCTGTGAAGCTTTACCATTCCATGGTGGGAAAGGGCCATGAACTAAGTTTGTTCTGTTTTAATTCTGGGcaaatacatcttttttttttttttgaggcacaGAATACAAGATTGATTAACTTTGTCCTAAAAATACAGCATGGGGGATGAATTTGCttgacaaaaatatatattttaattgagGGTTTGTTTCACATTGAAGCAACATAAAAGCCATTAAAAGAATTCAAAGaggaaagttttatttttttcaccatAAAAACTGACCAAAAGCCTCATACCTTTCTGGGGCACTGTGTCATTGTATCCAGAGATGGCTCCGCACACAGCAATCCGGCCAAATTTCTTCATTTGATTCAGAACAATACTTGAAAACTCTCCACCCACCTAAAGTAGTCAGAACATAGATAAAGTGACATAAAACCTATATTGATCATTGGGGGCTGAACTTGTAAATGTTTAAGCATGTACATAACtttcatgtgagttatcccattgAGCAGTGCAGATCTAATGAGGGGTTAGTTGCTAGAGTGAAGTTACTCATAAGCTTAAGTGCTTGTAAGAGCAGGCCCTTATTTGGAAGTGTTTGACTCAGAAGCACTGCTCTGCGCCCATCTCTGCTATATGTTATTTCACAGTTCTAGAATATCAAGACTGAGGGTCAGGGTCCTATGGGCATGCAGTTTCCTATTtagatagcattttaaaaatacataagaGGACATAGTACCTGCCCTGAAATGTTCATCTAAATTAGATGAAGGACCAGGAAGAGATTGAATTTGAGAGCAGCAAGATGAACACCTTGGATCTAATTTAATATCAACCTGGAAAGGTGAGTGAGGTTAAACAGAGGCATGGTATGAGAAAGGAGGTGGATGGTTAGCAGGTGAAGTCTAACTAGAAGCAGAGTTTTTtaggaagggtgtgtgtgggggggaaagcagCTGATCTAGGGCAAATGTGAAAAGGGGAGTGGACAAGAGGAAGGCTTTGCTGGCAGAGTGCAGGTACAAAGGGACTTAGAAGACTAAGTGCTAAGAGGTAAACTGGGCAGGATCTTGAAAGTAGCACCAAAATACCAAGCAAGAATTTCTGCTGACAGTATTATATTTACAGTATATCCCATTAGGACTCCAGCACTGGAATGATCAGATCTTCCAAATGGCCTGCCTGGTGCAGGAGTGCTAATTATTTAAACCATTAGACAAACGGTAGTAAGCTACTGTTCCACAGCTTTCTCAAAGGAGTCTGTGCAAGAAGTATTTTGTAACATCCTCTCCTCAGCTTGACAAAGCTTCACTGGCATCATGCTTTTTCCATTTGCTTGGCAAAATATTGAATATTTTTCTGTGTGTTTCTAAGTGGAGATGTTTTCATTTGTGCACCAGCTGTGCTGATGTCAGCCCGCTTCTGGGAAAAGGCTGTAAATCCTGCTCCATAGCCAAGCTATTTCCAGAGGTCATGCCCTGAGCATTTTAGGGGAGTATTAACACTGTGTTTCTTTCATCCTTACCACCCTCCCCGCATATGGTCTCAGCTGTTGACTTTCATTCAAACAATATGTCCATAGGGCGGCTACTTTCCAAATGCTCACCCAACATCTGCAGGGCACCAGAGACACTGTTGACTGGGATTTAAAGGTATGGTGTGAGATCATGTCAGATGGGAGCCTAGGCTTTACCTTAACCAGTTTGGATCTACGAAAGAACAACTTGCCTTGACtagagcttttgaaagtattatTACACCGAGCGAAATCAATCTAGCTCATGCAGTCTAACACGCCTAATTGAGGCAAAGGCTGAATAGCTAGAATCTGCTAGAACTGAAACATGGTTGATGTAGTCATGGTACTGATGGCTATTTTCCCAACCTGCCACCCAAGATGTGTGTCCAGGGCTCTGTCACCCCTAGATGGACAGGTCCTCCACTGCTGAAAGTCAGTGGAGTGCCACCAAATGGAATGCATCTACACCAATTTACCATCTAGCTCAGGATGACTAAGTGTCTTCCATGATGAAGCCACACCTTATTATGAATAAGGGCATATGCTTGTCAAGAAA
It encodes:
- the TXN gene encoding thioredoxin; translation: MVKIVENLEEFKSELKSAGDKLVVVDFSAKWCGPCNIIKPFYHSLCERFPDIVFLEVDVDDAQDIASECSVKCMPTFQFYKQGKKVHEFSGANKETLEESITKLR